In the Rubrivivax gelatinosus IL144 genome, GCTGCTGACCGCGGTGGCGATGCTGTTCAAGAAGCGCGTGCAGGCCGTGGGCCTGAAGCTGCGCACCGTGTCGCCGGTCGACTTCAAGCGCTGGCAGCCGGCGCTGACGGTGCTGGCCGGCGCCATCCTCGGCCTGCTGGTGACGCTGACCTCGATCGGCGCCGGCGCGCTCGGCGCGGTGATGCTGGTCTACCTGTACCCGTTCCGGATGACGCCGTCACGGCTGGTGGGCACCGACATCGTGCACGCGATCCCGCTGACCATCGTCGCCGGCACCGGCCACTTGATGCTGGGCAACGTCGACCTGCTGCTGCTGGGCACGCTGCTGATCGGTTCGATCCCCGGAATCATCCTCGGCTCGCATCTGGGCACCCGCCTGCCCGAAGGCGTGCTGCGGCCGGCGATCGCGACGCTGCTCGTCGTCGCCGGCGCCAAGCTCATCCACTGAGCGCCGGGCCGCTCAGGCGGCCAGGAACAGCTGCTGCAGGTCGGACAGGAAGTCGAAGCCGCGTGCGGTGGGCACCAGGCGCGCGCCCTGGCGTTCCAGCAGGCCACGCTCCAGCGCCTTCGTCAGCCCCGGCTCCAGCGTCGTCGGCGACAGGCCGGTGCGTTCGGCGAACAGGCCCAGCTCGAAGCCCTCGCGCAGGCGCAAGGCGTTGAGCATGAACTCGAACGGCAGCTCGGCCGCGCCGACCTCGTGCTCGTTGGACACCGCGTGGCCGGCCAGCGCCTGCTCGACGTAGGCTTGCGGCTCGCGCCAGCGCACCTGGCGCACGACTCGTTCGGCGAACGACAGCTTGCCGTGCGCGCCGGCGCCCAGGCCCAGGTAGTCGCCGAAGTGCCAGTAGTTCTGGTTGTGCACGCAGCGGTGCCCGGGCCGCGCGAAGGCCGAGACCTCGTAGCGCGCCAGCCCGCCGGCGGCGGTGCGTTCGGCGATCAGGTCCAGCATGTCGCTGGCCAGGTCGTCGTCGGGCAGGCCTTCGGGCGGACGCGAGGCGAAGCGTGTGTTCGGCTCCAGGCTCAGGTGGTAGATCGACAGATGCGGCGGCGAGAACGACAACGCCGTGGCCAGGTCGCGCGCCAGCGCCGCCAGGTCCTGGCCGGGCAGCGCGTACATCAGGTCGAGGTTGAAGGTGTCGAAGGCACGCGCCGCCTCCTCGAGCGCGGCCCGCGCCTGGGCGCCGTCGTGCACG is a window encoding:
- a CDS encoding sulfite exporter TauE/SafE family protein, which translates into the protein MNAVAGFGVGTIVGITGVGGGALMTPILVLLFGVAPASAIGTDLWFAAITKSVGGFVHHSKGTVDREVLKLLCLGSLPTSIATLAWLHLTNASQLKSALLMDALGAVLLLTAVAMLFKKRVQAVGLKLRTVSPVDFKRWQPALTVLAGAILGLLVTLTSIGAGALGAVMLVYLYPFRMTPSRLVGTDIVHAIPLTIVAGTGHLMLGNVDLLLLGTLLIGSIPGIILGSHLGTRLPEGVLRPAIATLLVVAGAKLIH
- the hemW gene encoding radical SAM family heme chaperone HemW, which translates into the protein MAEPRAEATLRWLKPGAVRLDALPPLSLYLHVPWCLRKCPYCDFNSHELGGGRPDAALQARYVDALVADLEASLPLIWGRPVISVFIGGGTPSLLEPGQVDRLLAAVRARLPLEPGCEITLEANPGTFERERFAAFRAAGVTRLSVGVQSFDDAALAAIGRVHDGAQARAALEEAARAFDTFNLDLMYALPGQDLAALARDLATALSFSPPHLSIYHLSLEPNTRFASRPPEGLPDDDLASDMLDLIAERTAAGGLARYEVSAFARPGHRCVHNQNYWHFGDYLGLGAGAHGKLSFAERVVRQVRWREPQAYVEQALAGHAVSNEHEVGAAELPFEFMLNALRLREGFELGLFAERTGLSPTTLEPGLTKALERGLLERQGARLVPTARGFDFLSDLQQLFLAA